One Pedococcus aerophilus DNA window includes the following coding sequences:
- a CDS encoding bifunctional metallophosphatase/5'-nucleotidase, with protein sequence MPHQSDRVVGAAEATPSDRSRRQVLGMAVLGGAGAAAALFAAPGTAHAVQEKGKPGKGGGTTYRLTVLGTTDTHGNVLNWDYFKDATYDDSTHNDIGLAKIATLVKLMREERGSRNTLVLDAGDTLQGTPLAYYYAKIDPITGGSVHPMAKAMNAIGYDAAALGNHEFNYGIDTLRTFESQCDFPLLSANTVDWVTGAPAFAPHVIKSYKVPGVAKPLKVGVLGLVTPGVAIWDKANVEGVLRFPGIVEQAKVWVPKLKKAGCDLVIVSCHSGAKPGSSYGDALPYPENASRQLAEQVAGVDAVLVGHAHVEIQEELVPSAVTAGKKVLITEPSKWGMRLSVMDLDVVHDGKGWALTSAHAHLLNANTVPEDPAVAELVRQDHAVVRTYVNSVIGTCTTAMSAATARFEDTSALDFINHVQADAVKAALAGTADETLPVLSIAAPFNRDAAIPAGNVTVRDVAGLYIYDNTLLGIRFSGAQVKAYLEYSAAYFETRTTTGPFAPDDVTNAVNPATGLETPDYNYDVMGGLDASLAYQIDIAKPVGQRITNLTYDGQPIDAAKQFVIAINNYRQSGGGNFPGVTTAPVLYNAQVEIRQLLIDWTTEQGVIDPATFTTYDWKLVAGGQPVVVQGAAEGGRH encoded by the coding sequence GTGCCCCACCAGTCCGACCGCGTCGTCGGCGCTGCAGAGGCGACCCCGTCGGACCGCTCACGGCGCCAGGTGCTGGGCATGGCCGTTCTCGGTGGAGCCGGAGCGGCGGCTGCGCTGTTCGCTGCTCCCGGTACGGCCCACGCGGTGCAGGAGAAGGGCAAGCCCGGCAAGGGCGGTGGCACGACATACCGCCTCACGGTCCTGGGGACGACGGACACCCACGGCAACGTGCTGAACTGGGACTACTTCAAGGACGCAACCTACGACGACTCCACCCACAACGACATCGGGCTGGCCAAGATCGCGACGCTGGTGAAGCTCATGCGCGAAGAGCGTGGCTCGCGCAACACCTTGGTGCTCGATGCGGGTGACACCCTGCAGGGAACTCCGCTGGCCTACTACTACGCGAAGATCGACCCCATCACCGGAGGTTCGGTCCACCCGATGGCCAAGGCGATGAATGCCATCGGGTACGACGCGGCGGCCCTGGGCAACCACGAGTTCAACTACGGGATCGATACGTTGCGGACGTTCGAGTCGCAGTGCGACTTCCCGCTGCTGTCCGCCAACACCGTGGACTGGGTGACCGGTGCCCCGGCGTTCGCGCCGCACGTCATCAAGTCCTACAAGGTCCCCGGTGTCGCGAAGCCGCTCAAGGTCGGTGTCCTCGGGCTCGTGACCCCGGGGGTCGCGATCTGGGACAAGGCGAATGTCGAGGGGGTGCTCAGGTTCCCCGGGATCGTCGAGCAGGCCAAGGTGTGGGTGCCGAAGCTCAAGAAGGCCGGCTGCGACCTCGTCATCGTGTCGTGCCACTCGGGAGCCAAGCCGGGGTCGTCGTACGGCGACGCCCTGCCCTACCCGGAGAATGCCTCGCGCCAGCTCGCCGAGCAGGTCGCCGGCGTCGACGCGGTGCTCGTCGGTCACGCACACGTCGAGATCCAGGAGGAGCTCGTCCCCAGTGCGGTCACGGCGGGCAAGAAGGTCCTCATCACCGAGCCCTCCAAGTGGGGCATGCGCTTGTCGGTCATGGACCTCGACGTCGTCCACGACGGAAAGGGCTGGGCCCTGACGTCCGCGCACGCCCATCTCCTCAATGCCAACACCGTCCCGGAGGACCCTGCGGTCGCCGAGCTCGTCCGACAGGACCATGCGGTGGTCCGTACCTACGTCAACTCGGTCATCGGGACGTGCACCACAGCGATGTCTGCGGCCACGGCGCGGTTCGAGGACACCTCAGCGCTCGACTTCATCAACCACGTGCAGGCCGATGCGGTGAAGGCTGCTCTGGCCGGCACTGCGGACGAGACGCTGCCTGTGCTGTCGATCGCCGCCCCGTTCAACCGCGACGCGGCCATCCCCGCAGGCAACGTCACCGTGCGCGACGTCGCGGGGCTCTACATCTACGACAACACCCTGCTCGGGATCCGCTTCTCCGGGGCGCAGGTCAAGGCCTACCTCGAGTACTCGGCGGCGTACTTCGAGACGCGGACCACCACGGGGCCCTTCGCCCCTGATGACGTCACGAACGCGGTGAACCCTGCCACGGGCCTGGAGACCCCCGACTACAACTACGACGTCATGGGTGGACTCGACGCATCGTTGGCCTACCAGATCGACATCGCCAAGCCGGTGGGGCAGCGCATCACGAACCTCACCTACGACGGGCAGCCGATCGACGCCGCGAAGCAGTTCGTCATCGCCATCAACAACTACCGGCAGTCCGGGGGAGGGAACTTCCCTGGAGTCACCACCGCGCCGGTCCTCTACAACGCCCAGGTGGAGATCCGCCAGCTGCTCATCGACTGGACGACGGAGCAGGGAGTCATCGATCCCGCGACGTTCACGACCTACGACTGGAAGCTGGTCGCGGGCGGTCAGCCGGTCGTCGTCCAGGGCGCCGCGGAGGGCGGGCGGCACTGA
- a CDS encoding uroporphyrinogen-III synthase, with product MSPAPGPALSQVMAGCVVLVTADRRSGELGSALVRRGATVRHAPSLSIVPHEHDDQLLLDTKALLVDHPDTVVVTTGIGFRGWVEAADAAGVADELTAVLEGARIIARGPKARGAIQAAGLQADWVAESETSAEILDLLLAEGVAGHRIAVQHHGAGADGLDTELAAAGADVQSLVVYRWGPPPDPEALAASVQAAAAGEIDAAVFTSAPGAAAWLAAVDSAGLGDQIVARLRSGSMVAAAVGPVTARPLQERGIEPIVPDRGRLGALVRSLVSHYEQAQTSAVTTGAGRLQVRRTVALLDDHVLPVSPSGLEVLRLLADAGGEVVTRLQVLDVLPGDSNDPHTAEVAIARLREACGARGLIQTVVKRGYRLDVDRSRTS from the coding sequence ATGAGCCCAGCCCCGGGGCCAGCGCTGAGCCAGGTCATGGCCGGGTGCGTCGTCCTCGTGACCGCAGACCGCCGCAGCGGCGAGCTGGGGTCGGCGCTGGTCCGCCGAGGTGCCACGGTGCGGCACGCGCCCTCCCTGAGCATCGTCCCGCACGAGCACGACGACCAGCTGCTCCTCGACACCAAGGCCCTGCTCGTCGACCACCCCGACACGGTGGTGGTGACCACCGGCATCGGGTTCCGGGGCTGGGTGGAGGCCGCCGATGCCGCCGGTGTCGCCGACGAGCTCACCGCCGTGCTCGAAGGAGCCCGCATCATCGCGCGCGGACCCAAGGCTCGCGGCGCGATCCAGGCCGCCGGGTTGCAGGCGGACTGGGTCGCCGAGTCCGAGACCTCCGCCGAGATCCTCGACCTGCTGCTCGCCGAGGGGGTCGCCGGCCACCGCATCGCCGTCCAGCACCACGGTGCAGGAGCAGACGGGCTCGACACCGAGCTCGCCGCAGCAGGCGCCGACGTCCAGAGCCTGGTGGTCTACCGCTGGGGCCCTCCCCCGGATCCCGAGGCCCTCGCGGCCTCGGTACAGGCCGCCGCAGCCGGGGAGATCGACGCAGCAGTCTTCACCTCGGCCCCCGGTGCAGCCGCGTGGCTGGCCGCCGTCGACTCAGCCGGCCTCGGCGACCAGATCGTGGCGCGACTGCGGTCGGGGTCGATGGTCGCCGCCGCGGTGGGTCCGGTCACCGCCCGCCCCCTGCAGGAGCGGGGTATCGAGCCCATCGTCCCCGATCGTGGACGGCTCGGCGCCCTCGTGCGCAGCCTGGTCAGCCACTACGAGCAGGCCCAGACCTCGGCGGTCACCACCGGAGCTGGACGGCTCCAGGTGCGGCGCACCGTGGCCCTGCTCGACGACCACGTCCTCCCGGTGTCGCCCAGCGGTCTGGAGGTGTTGCGTCTGCTCGCCGACGCCGGTGGCGAGGTCGTCACCCGTCTGCAGGTCCTCGACGTCCTGCCGGGCGACTCGAACGACCCGCACACGGCAGAAGTCGCCATCGCCAGGCTCCGGGAGGCGTGTGGGGCCAGGGGTCTGATCCAGACGGTCGTCAAGCGCGGGTACCGGCTCGACGTCGACCGGAGCCGAACCAGCTGA
- the cobA gene encoding uroporphyrinogen-III C-methyltransferase, with the protein MTTLLGLEVTGKRVLVAGGGPVAARRATSLAADGALVTVVAPQLCEDLVDAVVDGALTWVDREVVESDLDGAWLVHAATGDVRTNDLLCQWATERRIWSVCASAVQDGTARTPATTRHAGLVVGVTSTGEADPARARSVRDQLALTLETGDLDLRRHRATCDTPLRSTIDGPGSTLDFSVRAPVGRVVLVGGGPGAPDLMTIRGRRALAEADVVVTDRLGPTSLLAALPTDVEVIDVGKVPGAHAISQDQINAVLVEQAQRGRVVVRLKGGDPFLFGRGGEEQTALAAHGIPVEVVPGVSSALAAPAAAGIPVTHRGTVAAVHITHGHGTLEEAAVRAVVDSSATLVVLMGVAMLGQHVQQLLAAGAAPELAVAVVENATLPTQRVTRAGLGQIVDVAARAAVRAPAVIVVGAVADADLLEPLA; encoded by the coding sequence ATGACGACGCTGCTGGGTCTGGAGGTCACCGGCAAGCGGGTCCTGGTGGCCGGGGGCGGGCCGGTCGCTGCCCGACGTGCGACGTCACTGGCCGCAGACGGTGCGCTCGTCACGGTCGTGGCGCCGCAGCTGTGCGAGGACCTCGTCGACGCGGTCGTGGACGGTGCGCTCACGTGGGTCGACCGCGAGGTCGTTGAGTCCGACCTCGACGGCGCCTGGCTGGTCCACGCGGCCACGGGCGATGTCCGCACCAACGACCTGCTCTGCCAGTGGGCGACCGAGCGCCGGATCTGGAGCGTGTGCGCCAGTGCCGTCCAGGACGGTACGGCGCGGACGCCGGCCACCACGCGGCACGCCGGCCTCGTCGTCGGCGTCACCTCCACGGGCGAGGCGGACCCGGCCCGCGCCCGGTCCGTCCGCGACCAGCTCGCCCTGACCCTCGAGACCGGCGACCTCGACCTGCGGCGGCATCGAGCGACCTGTGACACCCCGCTCCGGTCGACCATCGACGGTCCCGGCTCCACCCTCGACTTCTCCGTCCGGGCGCCGGTCGGCCGGGTGGTCCTGGTCGGCGGTGGCCCCGGTGCCCCGGACCTGATGACGATCCGTGGCCGACGCGCCCTGGCGGAGGCAGACGTCGTCGTCACCGACCGCCTCGGCCCGACGAGCCTGCTGGCCGCCCTGCCCACCGATGTCGAGGTGATCGACGTGGGCAAGGTGCCGGGGGCCCACGCGATCAGCCAGGACCAGATCAACGCGGTGCTCGTGGAGCAGGCGCAGCGGGGGCGCGTGGTCGTCCGGCTCAAGGGCGGAGACCCCTTCCTCTTCGGCCGCGGCGGCGAGGAGCAGACGGCGCTTGCCGCCCACGGCATCCCGGTCGAGGTGGTCCCGGGCGTCAGCTCTGCCCTGGCCGCCCCCGCCGCCGCAGGCATCCCGGTCACGCACCGGGGCACCGTTGCAGCCGTCCACATCACCCACGGCCACGGGACGCTCGAGGAAGCCGCCGTCCGGGCCGTCGTCGACTCGAGCGCCACCCTCGTCGTGCTGATGGGGGTGGCGATGCTGGGCCAGCACGTTCAGCAGCTCCTCGCCGCAGGAGCCGCGCCGGAGCTCGCGGTCGCCGTGGTCGAGAACGCCACGCTGCCCACCCAGCGGGTCACCCGCGCCGGGTTGGGCCAGATCGTCGACGTCGCGGCGCGCGCCGCAGTTCGCGCCCCGGCCGTCATCGTCGTGGGGGCGGTCGCCGACGCCGACCTGCTGGAGCCGCTCGCATGA
- the nirD gene encoding nitrite reductase small subunit NirD: protein MTIETTTPTDLGVVWHEICSLKSLSRERGAAALVAGRQVALFRTFDDRVYAVQQLDPFSGANVMSRGIVGTRGDVPTVASPMYKQVFDLRTGSCLDPVGKEPHSLATFPVHVVDDVVSVGLPGGHGAR, encoded by the coding sequence ATGACCATCGAGACGACCACGCCCACCGACCTCGGGGTCGTCTGGCACGAGATCTGCAGCCTCAAGTCGCTGTCCCGCGAACGCGGTGCCGCAGCCCTCGTCGCGGGTCGCCAGGTCGCGTTGTTCCGGACCTTCGACGACCGCGTCTACGCCGTGCAGCAGCTCGACCCGTTCAGCGGTGCGAACGTCATGTCCCGGGGCATCGTCGGCACCCGTGGCGACGTCCCGACGGTCGCCTCCCCCATGTACAAGCAGGTCTTCGACCTGCGCACGGGTTCCTGCCTCGACCCTGTCGGGAAGGAGCCCCACTCGCTGGCCACCTTCCCCGTGCACGTGGTCGACGACGTCGTGAGCGTGGGGCTACCCGGAGGGCACGGTGCGCGATGA
- the nirB gene encoding nitrite reductase large subunit NirB — MVDHTAPRQLVVVGGGMVARRLIDALRARDTDGEWAVTLLCEEPRAPYDRVALTSYFTGRDPEDLALGGQELWDDPMVTLRRGVAATGIDRTDKTVTTSDGRTLPYDSLVLATGSYAAVPPVPGKELRGAFVYRTIDDVADLRSYVEKLRTELGRPLRGAVVGGGLLGLEAAGALTALEVGTTVVEFAPRLMPLQVDDGGGEALQRLIEALGVSVRTSTATAKITGRLGQVATMEFSDGERLPVDVVVFAVGVRPRDELAREAGLEVGERGGVVVDDACATADPSVWAIGEVACIGGRCLGLVAPGYTMAEIVADRLLGGEGTFPGADLSTKLKLLGVDVASFGDAFATEPGALEVVISDPVAGVYKKLVMSDDARTLRGGILVGDASAYAALRPMVGRELGGDPAAYLLPEGAAPAPAGDLPEDATVCSCNNVSAGAIRCSVTEGGCTDLAGVKACTRAGTSCGSCLPLVKRLVTTELEKSGVTVSNALCEHFELSRAQLFDVVRVQELTTFSEIIARHGRGRGCDICKPVIGSILASLGTGHILEGERATLQDTNDHVMANLQKDGSYSVVPRIPGGEITPEGLIVIGEVAKDFGLYTKITGGQRIDLFGARIEQLPKIWKRLVDAGFESGHAYGKSLRTVKSCVGSTWCRYGVQDSVGLAIALELRYRGLRSPHKIKLGVSGCARECAEARGKDVGVIATDNGWNVYVGGNGGFTPRHAQLLAEDLDTETLVRTIDRFLMYYVRTADRLQRTAVWVEDHEGGLDAIRAVVLEDSLGIGADLDAAMAGHVEGYEDEWAAALDDPEKLRRFGSFVNAPDQPDDTLAYISERGQPRPATESERTGGGVLIAGTTLEVRR, encoded by the coding sequence ATGGTCGACCACACCGCTCCGCGACAGCTCGTCGTCGTGGGCGGCGGCATGGTCGCGCGACGGCTCATCGACGCCCTGCGCGCCCGTGACACCGACGGCGAGTGGGCGGTCACCCTCCTGTGCGAGGAGCCCCGGGCGCCGTACGACCGCGTCGCCCTCACCTCCTACTTCACCGGACGCGACCCCGAGGACCTCGCGCTCGGTGGCCAGGAGCTGTGGGACGACCCCATGGTGACGCTGCGCCGCGGTGTCGCTGCCACCGGGATCGACCGCACCGACAAGACGGTCACCACCTCCGACGGCCGCACACTCCCCTACGACTCCCTCGTCCTCGCGACCGGCTCGTACGCCGCCGTGCCCCCCGTCCCCGGGAAGGAGCTCCGCGGTGCGTTCGTCTACCGGACCATCGACGACGTCGCCGACCTGCGTTCGTACGTCGAGAAGCTCCGCACGGAGCTCGGTCGCCCCCTGCGCGGCGCGGTCGTCGGCGGTGGCCTGCTCGGCCTCGAGGCGGCCGGTGCCCTCACGGCACTGGAGGTCGGCACCACCGTGGTCGAGTTCGCCCCGCGGCTCATGCCGCTGCAGGTCGACGACGGCGGTGGCGAGGCGCTGCAACGGCTCATCGAGGCGCTCGGCGTGTCCGTCCGCACCAGCACGGCGACCGCCAAGATCACCGGTCGCCTCGGGCAGGTGGCCACCATGGAGTTCTCCGACGGTGAGCGGCTTCCCGTCGACGTGGTCGTCTTCGCCGTCGGTGTCCGGCCCCGCGACGAGCTCGCCCGGGAGGCAGGACTGGAGGTCGGCGAACGCGGCGGTGTGGTCGTCGACGACGCCTGCGCCACAGCCGACCCGTCCGTCTGGGCCATCGGCGAGGTCGCCTGCATCGGCGGACGCTGCCTAGGGCTCGTCGCCCCCGGCTACACGATGGCCGAGATCGTCGCCGACCGGCTCCTGGGTGGTGAGGGCACCTTTCCGGGTGCCGACCTGTCGACGAAGCTCAAGCTGCTCGGGGTCGACGTCGCATCCTTCGGCGACGCGTTCGCGACCGAGCCCGGTGCCCTCGAGGTCGTCATCTCCGACCCGGTCGCCGGGGTCTACAAGAAGCTCGTGATGTCCGACGACGCCCGCACGCTCCGCGGGGGAATCCTCGTCGGCGACGCGAGTGCGTATGCGGCGCTGCGACCGATGGTGGGCCGCGAGCTCGGCGGCGACCCCGCGGCATACCTGCTCCCCGAAGGGGCTGCGCCGGCACCCGCCGGCGACCTGCCCGAGGACGCCACCGTCTGCTCGTGCAACAACGTGTCCGCGGGCGCGATCCGTTGCTCGGTCACCGAGGGTGGCTGCACGGACCTCGCTGGGGTCAAGGCGTGCACCAGGGCCGGCACGAGCTGCGGCTCCTGCCTCCCCCTGGTCAAGCGCCTCGTCACCACCGAGCTGGAGAAGTCCGGCGTCACGGTGAGCAACGCACTGTGCGAGCACTTCGAGCTCTCCCGGGCCCAGCTGTTCGACGTGGTCCGCGTGCAGGAGCTGACGACCTTCAGCGAGATCATCGCTCGTCATGGCCGCGGTCGCGGGTGCGACATCTGCAAGCCCGTCATCGGCTCGATCCTCGCCTCCCTCGGCACCGGCCACATCCTCGAGGGTGAGCGGGCGACGTTGCAGGACACCAACGACCACGTCATGGCCAACCTCCAGAAGGACGGCTCGTACTCCGTGGTCCCCCGCATCCCCGGTGGCGAGATCACGCCCGAAGGACTCATCGTCATCGGCGAGGTGGCCAAGGACTTCGGGCTCTACACGAAGATCACCGGCGGCCAGCGCATCGACCTCTTCGGTGCCCGGATCGAGCAGCTGCCGAAGATCTGGAAGCGGCTCGTCGACGCCGGTTTCGAGTCGGGTCATGCCTACGGCAAGTCGCTGCGCACCGTGAAGTCCTGCGTCGGCTCGACCTGGTGCCGCTACGGCGTGCAGGACTCCGTCGGCCTGGCCATCGCGCTGGAGCTTCGATACCGGGGGCTGCGGTCCCCGCACAAGATCAAGCTGGGCGTGTCAGGGTGCGCGCGCGAGTGCGCCGAGGCCCGCGGCAAGGACGTCGGTGTCATCGCCACCGACAACGGATGGAACGTCTACGTCGGCGGCAACGGCGGCTTCACCCCACGACACGCCCAGCTGCTCGCCGAGGACCTCGACACCGAGACCCTCGTCCGCACCATCGACCGTTTCCTCATGTACTACGTCCGCACGGCCGACCGGCTCCAGCGGACGGCGGTGTGGGTCGAGGACCACGAGGGTGGCCTCGACGCGATCCGCGCCGTCGTCCTCGAGGACTCGCTCGGCATCGGCGCAGACCTCGACGCGGCGATGGCCGGCCACGTCGAGGGGTACGAGGACGAGTGGGCCGCAGCCCTCGACGACCCCGAGAAGCTGCGCCGCTTCGGGTCGTTCGTCAATGCCCCCGACCAGCCGGACGACACGCTGGCGTATATCAGCGAACGCGGGCAGCCCCGCCCCGCAACAGAATCCGAACGCACCGGCGGAGGGGTCCTCATCGCCGGGACGACGTTGGAGGTCCGCAGATGA
- a CDS encoding FAD-dependent oxidoreductase: MTRLVVVGNGMVGSRFVEDVLAADAAGRFDITVIGAEGCEPYNRVLLSEVVAGKHDLSALTLPTPRSERLTTLRGTHSIRLDLEDRFVETSDGARVRYDRLVLATGSDARVPRLPGLRHRDSLTSGVHALRTIDDAREIVAATLNACHAVVLGAGVLGMEAACGLARRGVAVSVVHPAAALMERQLDEDASRVVESALAGLGIEQHVGRGAVEALTDDGRLTGLLLDDGTVLPADLLVLATGTVPSTGLATSAGLAVERGILVRDDLSSPTDHRVAAIGDCAQPPEGGGGLVAQGWEQSRRLAARLCGAPTPSAAAPSTVSDVVRLKAHGLDVVTMGVCGSQRADDPAQRTLRLSDPELGRHVEVVVSGGLLVGATCVGAGAVAAELVTTYTRRTPVPADPAYLLLSALTPRLGGATVSPVDLPDGTTVCRCNGVTKGALVACVHDGAATVAEVAAATRATTGCGGCTDDVCALLDALSTPTPRPRTSPTTARPREDDVTKGKHMIHSAETAGS; this comes from the coding sequence ATGACGCGCCTCGTCGTCGTCGGCAACGGCATGGTCGGCTCACGATTCGTCGAGGACGTCCTCGCCGCCGATGCCGCTGGTCGGTTCGACATCACCGTGATCGGCGCCGAGGGGTGCGAGCCCTACAACCGGGTGCTGCTCAGTGAGGTCGTCGCCGGCAAGCACGACCTGTCGGCACTGACGCTGCCGACGCCCCGCAGCGAGCGGCTCACCACCCTGCGTGGCACCCACTCGATCCGGCTCGACCTCGAGGACCGCTTCGTGGAGACGAGCGACGGCGCCAGGGTCCGCTACGACCGGCTCGTCCTCGCGACCGGGTCCGACGCCAGGGTGCCTCGCCTTCCCGGGCTGCGGCACCGGGACAGCCTGACCTCAGGGGTCCACGCCCTGCGCACCATCGACGACGCCCGCGAGATCGTCGCCGCCACCCTCAACGCCTGCCACGCCGTCGTCCTCGGCGCCGGGGTCCTGGGGATGGAGGCAGCCTGCGGCCTGGCTCGGCGCGGAGTGGCGGTGAGCGTGGTCCACCCCGCGGCTGCCCTGATGGAGCGCCAGCTCGACGAGGACGCCAGCCGGGTCGTCGAGTCGGCCCTGGCGGGGCTGGGCATCGAGCAGCACGTCGGCCGCGGCGCAGTGGAGGCGCTGACCGATGACGGCCGCCTCACCGGCCTGTTGCTCGACGACGGCACGGTGCTGCCGGCCGACCTGCTCGTCCTCGCCACAGGCACCGTGCCCAGCACCGGGCTCGCGACCTCGGCGGGCCTCGCCGTCGAGCGCGGGATCCTCGTCCGGGACGACCTGTCCTCCCCGACCGACCATCGCGTCGCAGCGATCGGCGACTGTGCCCAACCCCCGGAGGGCGGCGGTGGTCTGGTCGCCCAGGGGTGGGAGCAGTCACGACGACTGGCGGCTCGCCTCTGCGGTGCGCCCACCCCGTCCGCTGCGGCGCCGTCGACGGTGAGCGACGTGGTGCGGCTCAAGGCGCACGGCCTCGACGTCGTGACCATGGGGGTCTGTGGTTCCCAGCGCGCCGACGACCCGGCGCAGCGGACGCTGCGCCTCAGCGATCCCGAACTCGGCCGGCACGTCGAGGTCGTGGTGTCCGGGGGGTTGCTCGTCGGCGCGACCTGCGTGGGTGCAGGCGCTGTCGCCGCCGAGCTCGTCACGACGTACACCCGGCGCACGCCCGTGCCGGCCGACCCGGCATACCTCCTGCTCTCGGCCCTCACGCCGCGCCTCGGTGGTGCCACGGTCTCCCCGGTCGACCTTCCCGACGGCACCACCGTCTGCCGGTGCAACGGCGTGACCAAGGGCGCGCTCGTCGCCTGCGTCCACGACGGCGCCGCGACCGTGGCCGAGGTGGCTGCCGCGACCCGTGCGACCACGGGGTGCGGCGGGTGCACCGACGACGTCTGTGCCCTCCTCGACGCGCTCTCCACGCCGACACCTCGGCCCCGCACCTCTCCCACCACCGCCCGTCCCCGTGAGGACGACGTAACGAAGGGGAAACACATGATCCACAGCGCTGAAACGGCAGGCTCCTAA